The following coding sequences lie in one Bos indicus isolate NIAB-ARS_2022 breed Sahiwal x Tharparkar chromosome 12, NIAB-ARS_B.indTharparkar_mat_pri_1.0, whole genome shotgun sequence genomic window:
- the BRCA2 gene encoding breast cancer type 2 susceptibility protein isoform X5, which produces MPIGCKERPTFFDIFKARCNKADLGPISLNWFEELSSEAPLCNSEPLEESEYKISSNETNPFKTPQRKPYHQLASTPVIFKEQSLTLPLYQSPLKELHKFRLDSGKDIANSKHKSCCRVKAKINQANDVISPPPNSSLSESPVVLRCTHVTPQREKSVVCGSLFHTPKLIKGQTPKRISESLGAEVDPDMSWSSSLATPPTLSSTVLIVQDEEASAAVFPRDTTAVSKYDKVIKLLWLL; this is translated from the exons ATGCCGATTGGATGCAAAGAGAGGCCAactttttttgacatttttaaggCGCGATGCAACAAAGCAG ATTTAGGACCAATAAGCCTTAATTGGTTTGAAGAACTTTCTTCAGAAGCTCCACTCTGTAATTCTGAACCTTTAGAAGAATCAGAATATAAAATCAGCAGTAATGAAACAAACCCATTTAAAACACCACAAAGGAAACCTTATCATCAGTTGGCTTCAACTCCTGTAATATTCAAAGAGCAAAGTCTAACTCTGCCACTGTACCAATCTCCTTTAAAGGAATTACATAAATTCAGATTGGATTCAG GAAAGGATATTGCCAACAGTAAACATAAAAGTTGTTGCAGGGTGAAGGCTAAAATCAATCAAGCAAATGATGTTATCAGCCCACCTCCAAATTCCTCTCTTAGTGAAAG tcCTGTTGTTCTGCGATGTACACATGTAACACCACAAAGAGAAAAGTCAG TGGTATGTGGAAGTTTATTTCATACACCAAAGCTCATAAag gGTCAGACACCGAAACGTATTTCTGAAAGTTTAGGAGCTGAGGTGGATCCTGATATGTCTTGGTCAAGTTCTTTGGCCACACCACCAACACTTAGTTCTACTGTGCTCATAG tccaagATGAGGAAGCATCTGCAGCTGTGTTTCCTAGGGATACTACTGCTGTAAGTAAATATGACAAAGTGATTAAACTGTTGTGGTTGCTTTGA
- the BRCA2 gene encoding breast cancer type 2 susceptibility protein isoform X2, producing MPIGCKERPTFFDIFKARCNKADLGPISLNWFEELSSEAPLCNSEPLEESEYKISSNETNPFKTPQRKPYHQLASTPVIFKEQSLTLPLYQSPLKELHKFRLDSGKDIANSKHKSCCRVKAKINQANDVISPPPNSSLSESPVVLRCTHVTPQREKSVVCGSLFHTPKLIKGQTPKRISESLGAEVDPDMSWSSSLATPPTLSSTVLIVQDEEASAAVFPRDTTAILKTYFSNHDESLKNNKFIPSGPDSDNKNQTKAESHGLEKMLEDSFGKVNSCKDHFEKSMPNVLEHEVHETVAGISEEDSLPVCVSKYKTKKLQKRKTGKSRKNIFHETKTDECEEAKKEMTESKHSFVSETEPNDSDPLDSNVIKQKPVGNGTDIISREVLPSSVSEWSQLTLSGLNGTQVQKTSLLHISSCDQTNSEEDLIGTEKECTNFITLENSLPHISSISKTVKILNKETVVNKTDEGQCLESHEDPTTVGKQILTDSSPLQDTKKSIFRIRESPEKIFREDFSNNVTDSNLKEEPEDSKSESEIQTIYSQKEDSVCSSSGDNESWPATTKYTSEALKNTGLISTLKKKTKKFIYVINDKTAYQGLKIQKDQESELTNSSAQFEAKPLEAPHTFTNVDSGSLPSSIQKKCSQNDSEEPTLSLTSSFGTVLRKCFNNESSSSTNKTISQDLYCKETNINKEKWQSFITTETDYVSCLQDKHCEDNPKSQGVSDIKEKVLPVVCRPELPHSEECSDTVFQFQESFLHDHDNTTILTPSSKDLLSNPVVIPRGKQSYKMSEKIKSKNCEAGFELTKYISMEDNQETCVLNENSKKAEMLSPEKYITGALPSVKVQCHQNMNLTVIHKDQEETTLISKRTVNPSSEELSPDSENNYIFQTTSERNIPILGNIKEVHEADLSCLREPVLKNSVRVTSTDMDGGQAAKVSITKDSVSSNTVHGLIEKNRNSVKQQSKMTLGQDSKPDVSLDTDTKSNRNNFCKDKWAGLSDLTSSHSFGNGFRTASNKEIKLSEHNIKKSKMLFKDIEEHYPASLPWVEIVKSLENQRKGGQPRDRDSQSVDTVCGYVQSGAVVSDGENSHTTPPVLSLKQDFNSNHNLTPSQKAEITELSTILEESGSQFEFTQFRKPSHILQSNPFEMPETQMTVLNTTSEEQKDVDLHLTASAPSLSHIDSSKKCEGLAGREQKMICLSTTNCNKSVSGSLTDEGEEEFRGFYSARGTKLNVSNEALQKAMKLFSDIEKVSEKTPAEVDPGSFSSNQCNNSDVSMFKVENHSNDKNLSEENNKCQLILQSNFEMTTSIFVKENTEDFKRNTENKDNKCVGFVCNLGESDGCASSKNDTVYVHKDESGLPYTDQYNIHLKLSHHFMKEENIPIKESLSDLTCLEVMKAEETFNKSNKKEPIANKMRQNIKDFGVFDLSFWTANGKNIRVSKESLNKVVNFFDEKGTEKELNNFSDSSNSELLSGININKIDISSHEETSMFKNKMLQESSPAGIENQILTLQQREKCEFKKIKEPTTLGFHTASGKKVKIAKESLDKVKNLFDETKQDNSEVTDFIHQGAKMLMDREVCKEGLDLACEIVKGTAPKHEEMQNSLEEKKLVSEETAMPPRFLSDHLQGQTENLHTSHSVSLKVKVHENMEEETAKSPITCYTNHSTCSAIENSALAFYTGHGRKISVSQASLLEAKKWLREGELNDQPEKINSSKIICLKEYTRDYVGNPSCGNSSNSITENDKSLSEKQDSTSLNNSMPNSYSYHSDFCHSSEGFNKSENLSKNKIDNSGIEPVVKNVKGRKNTSFSKVIPTIKEANINPQAVDKDSCVLKLVTKFSPCKNKKTAAEVALSNSNNFETEPPAYSTASDQIAFVSRETTVRERFTDNCRNIYTKQNTEPKSGTDQTKTVTDSHKALGNSEDVIFPNSPDNEEHNMHSHDVSPDIQSEPILHDQSISGLEKVSEIPLRHVDLKTSDRCKFNMGKHPRSVSSMNACGIFNTASGKSVQVSDSALQKARQVFSKSEDSAKQFFSRVSFKSNEEHSDIFTRKENTMTHNPPNLLSSAFSGFSTASGKHVPVSESALCKVKGMFEEFDLIGTEYSLQHSPTSRQDVSKILPVSCTDKRTPEHSVSSKMEKAYNKEFKLSNNYNIESGSSENNHSIKVSSYLSEFKQDQQQSVLGTRVSHTDNIHLLGEKQTLPKYIKKEIGKTETFPDLVKTNTEICSTDSKDPENYFETEAVEIAKAFMEDGELTDSEFPSHAKHSPFTCQKNEETVLSNSRIEKRRGDALVTVGEPPIKRNLLNEFDRTIENQGKSLKASKSTPDDTVDFLDSYL from the exons ATGCCGATTGGATGCAAAGAGAGGCCAactttttttgacatttttaaggCGCGATGCAACAAAGCAG ATTTAGGACCAATAAGCCTTAATTGGTTTGAAGAACTTTCTTCAGAAGCTCCACTCTGTAATTCTGAACCTTTAGAAGAATCAGAATATAAAATCAGCAGTAATGAAACAAACCCATTTAAAACACCACAAAGGAAACCTTATCATCAGTTGGCTTCAACTCCTGTAATATTCAAAGAGCAAAGTCTAACTCTGCCACTGTACCAATCTCCTTTAAAGGAATTACATAAATTCAGATTGGATTCAG GAAAGGATATTGCCAACAGTAAACATAAAAGTTGTTGCAGGGTGAAGGCTAAAATCAATCAAGCAAATGATGTTATCAGCCCACCTCCAAATTCCTCTCTTAGTGAAAG tcCTGTTGTTCTGCGATGTACACATGTAACACCACAAAGAGAAAAGTCAG TGGTATGTGGAAGTTTATTTCATACACCAAAGCTCATAAag gGTCAGACACCGAAACGTATTTCTGAAAGTTTAGGAGCTGAGGTGGATCCTGATATGTCTTGGTCAAGTTCTTTGGCCACACCACCAACACTTAGTTCTACTGTGCTCATAG tccaagATGAGGAAGCATCTGCAGCTGTGTTTCCTAGGGATACTACTGCT attttgaaaacatatttttctaacCATGATGAAAGTCTGAAAAATAATAAGTTTATCCCTTCTGGGCCAGACAGtgacaacaaaaatcaaacaaaagctgAAAGTCATG gATTGGAGAAAATGTTAGAGGATTCATTTGGTAAAGTAAATAGCTGCAAAGACCATTTTGAAAAGTCAATGCCAAATGTCCTAGAACATGAAGTACATGAAACAGTTGCAGGTATCTCTGAAGAAGATAGTTTGCCAGTATGTgtttctaaatataaaacaaaaaagctacaaaaaagaaaaactggcaagagtaggaaaaatattttccatgaaacaaaaacagatgaaTGTGAAGAAGctaaaaaggaaatgacagaaaGTAAACATTCATTTGTATCTGAAACAGAACCAAATGACAGTGATCCATTAGATTCAAATGTAATAAAGCAAAAGCCCGTTGGGAATGGAACTGACATAATCTCCAGGGAAGTTTTACCATCTTCAGTCTCTGAATGGTCTCAGCTCACACTCTCGGGTCTAAATGGAACCCAGGTGCAGAAAACGTCTCTACTGCATATTTCCTCTTGTGACCAAACTAATTCAGAAGAAGACCTCATAGGGACAGAGAAAGAGTGTACCAACTTCATTACTTTAGAAAATTCTTTGCCACATATTTCAAGCATATCAAAAACAGTGAAGATATTAAATAAGGAAACAGTGGTAAACAAGACAGATGAAGGGCAGTGTCTTGAATCTCATGAAGATCCCACTACTGTGGGAAAGCAAATACTAACTGACTCTTCTCCACTTCAGGACACCAAAAAATCTATCTTCAGGATAAGAGAATCTCCTGAAAAGATATTTAGAGAAGATTTCTCAAATAATGTGACTGATTCAAACTTGAAAGAAGAACCAGAAGACTCTAAAAGTGAATCAGAAATACAAACTATTTACTCACAGAAAGAGGATTCTGTATGTTCAAGTTCAGGGGATAATGAGAGCTGGCCAGCCACTACCAAATACACTTCAGAAGCTTTGAAGAACACAGGTTTAATAtccactttgaaaaagaaaacaaaaaagtttatttatgttATAAATGATAAAACAGCTTATCAAGGACTGAAAATACAGAAAGACCAAGAATCAGAACTAACTAACTCTTCAGCCCAATTTGAAGCAAAGCCTTTGGAGGCACCACATACATTTACAAATGTTGATTCAG GTTCATTGCCTTCTTCTATCCAAAAAAAATGTTCACAGAATGATTCTGAAGAACCAACTTTGTCTTTAACCAGCTCTTTTGGGACAGTtctgagaaaatgttttaataatgaaAGCAGTTCTTCTACTAATAAAACAATATCTCAGGATCTTTATTGTaaagaaacaaacattaataAGGAAAAATGGCAGTCATTTATAACCACAGAAACTGATTATGTATCATGCTTGCAGGACAAGCATTGTGAAGATAATCCAAAAAGCCAAGGTGTTTCAGATATAAAGGAAAAAGTCTTGCCTGTAGTATGTCGCCCTGAATTGCCACATTCAGAGGAATGTAGTGATACTGTCTTCCAATTCCAGGAAAGTTTTTTACATGACCATGATAATACCACCATTTTAACTCCTAGCTCCAAGGATCTTCTGTCAAATCCAGTTGttattcctagaggaaaacaatcatataaaatgtcagagaaaataaaatctaagaaTTGTGAAGCAGGTTTTGAATTAACTAAATATATTTCCATGGAAGACAATCAAGAAACAtgtgttttaaatgaaaattctaagAAAGCTGAGATGTTGTCACCTGAAAAATATATAACAGGAGCATTACCTTCTGTGAAAGTACAATGCCACCAAAATATGAATCTCACAGTCATCCATAAAGACCAGGAAGAAACTACTTTAATTTCAAAAAGAACTGTCAACCCAAGCTCTGAAGAACTCTCCCCAGACagtgaaaataattatatctttCAAACAACTAGTGAAAGGAATATTCCTATTTTAGGAAACATAAAGGAAGTTCATGAGGCAGACCTCAGTTGTTTAAGAGAACCTGTTCTCAAAAACTCTGTTAGAGTAACAAGTACAGATATGGATGGTGGACAAGCAGCCAAAGTGTCCATTACAAAAGATTCTGTCTCATCAAATACAGTCCATGGTCTTATAGAGAAGAATAGAAATAGCGTAAAGCAACAATCAAAGATGACTCTAGGTCAAGATTCAAAGCCAGATGTGTCCCTAGATACAGATacaaaatcaaacagaaataaCTTTTGCAAGGACAAATGGGCAGGACTCTCAGATTTGACTTCAAGTCACAGTTTTGGAAATGGCTTCAGAACAGCTTCTAATAAAGAGATAAAACTCTCTGAACACAAcattaagaaaagcaaaatgctCTTCAAGGATATTGAAGAACATTATCCTGCTAGCTTACCTTGGGTTGAAATTGTAAAATCATTAGAAAATCAAAGGAAAGGAGGCCAACCTCGTGATCGTGATTCACAGTCAGTTGATACAGTGTGTGGGTATGTGCAGAGTGGTGCAGTTGTTTCTGATGGTGAAAACAGTCACACAACTCCTCCAGTTTTATCTTTAAAGCAAGACTTCAATTCAAACCATAATTTAACACCCAGCCAGAAGGCAGAAATTACAGAACTTTCTACAATATTGGAAGAATCAGGAAGTCAGTTTGAATTTACACAGTTCAGAAAACCAAGCCACATTTTACAGAGTAATCCATTTGAAATGCCTGAAACCCAGATGACTGTCTTGAATACCACTTCTGAGGAGCAGAAAGATGTTGATCTTCATCTCACAGCCAGTGCCCCATCTCTCAGTCACATAGATAGCAGCAAGAAATGTGAAGGTTTAGCTGGACGTGAGCAAAAGATGATCTGCTTGTCAACAACCAACTGTAACAAAAGTGTTTCTGGTTCTTTAACAGATGAAGGTGAAGAAGAGTTTAGGGGCTTTTATTCAGCCCGTGGCACAAAACTGAATGTTTCTAATGAAGCATTGCAGAAAGCCATGAAACTGTTCAGTGACATCGAGAAAGTTAGTGAGAAAACTCCTGCAGAAGTAGATCCAGGAAGTTTCTCTTCAAATCAGTGTAACAATTCTGATGTTTCTATGTTTAAGGTAGAAAATCATAGCAATGATAAAAATTTAagtgaggaaaataataaatgccAGCTGATACTACAAAGTAACTTTGAAATGACCACCAGCATTTTTGTCAAAGAAAATACTGAAGACTTCAAGAGAAATACTGAAAACAAAGATAACAAATGTGTTGGTTTTGTTTGTAATTTAGGAGAATCTGATGGCTGTGCTTCAAGTAAAAATGATACAGTTTATGTTCATAAAGACGAAAGTGGCTTACCATATACTGATCAATACAACATACATCTGAAATTATCTCATCACTTTATGAAAGAGGAAAACATTCCAATTAAAGAAAGTTTGTCAGATTTAACTTGTTTGGAAGTTATGAAAGCTGAAGAAACATTTAATAAGTCAAATAAAAAGGAGCCAATTGCTAATAAGATGaggcaaaatataaaagattttggTGTTTTTGATTTGTCCTTTTGGACTGCAAATGGGAAAAACATAAGGGTCTCTAAGGAGTCTTTAAATAAAGTTGTAAATTTCTTTGATGAAAAAGGTACAGAAAAAGAAttgaataatttttcagattcctCAAATTCTGAATTACTTTCTGGCATAAATATCAACAAAATAGACATTTCAAGTCATGAGGAAACCAGTATGTTCAAAAACAAAATGTTGCAAGAAAGCAGCCCAGCTGGTATTGAAAATCAAATACTGACACTGcagcaaagagaaaaatgtgaattCAAAAAGATCAAAGAACCAACCACGTTGGGTTTCCATACAGCTagtgggaaaaaagtaaaaattgccAAAGAGTCTTTGGACAAAGTGAAAAATCTTTTTGATGAAACAAAGCAAGACAATAGTGAAGTGACTGATTTTATCCATCAAGGGGCAAAAATGCTAATGGACAGAGAGGTTTGTAAGGAAGGGCTTGACTTAGCATGTGAGATAGTTAAAGGAACTGCCCCAAAGCATGAAGAGATGCAGAATTCTCTAGAGGAGAAAAAGCTTGTTTCTGAGGAGACTGCCATGCCACCCAGGTTCTTAAGTGATCATTTACAAGGACAAACTGAAAATCTCCACACATCACACAGTGTCTCTCTGAAAGTTAAAGTACATGAAAATATGGAAGAAGAAACAGCAAAAAGTCCTATAACGTGTTACACAAACCATTCCACTTGTTCAGCCATTGAAAACTCAGCTTTAGCGTTTTACACAGGACATGGTAGAAAAATTTCTGTGAGTCAGGCTTCACTACTTGAAGCCAAGAAATGGCTTAGAGAAGGAGAATTGAATGATcaaccagaaaaaataaattcctccAAAATTATATGTTTAAAGGAATATACTAGGGATTACGTAGGAAATCCTTCATGTGGAAACAGTTCAAACAGTATAACTGAAAATGACAAAAGCCTCTCTGAAAAGCAAGATTCAACTTCCTTAAACAACAGCATGCCTAACAGCTATTCATATCATTCTGATTTTTGTCATTCCAGTGAGGGATTTAATAAATCAGAGAatctctcaaaaaataaaattgataattcTGGTATTGAGCCAGTAGTAAAGAATGTCAAAGGTAGGAAAAACACTAGTTTTTCTAAAGTAATACCCACCATAAAAGAAGCAAACATAAACCCACAAGCTGTAGACAAAGATAGTTGTGTTCTGAAACTTGTGACTAAGTTTTCAccatgcaaaaataaaaagacagctgCTGAAGTGGCCTTATCTAATTCAAATAATTTTGAGACCGAACCACCTGCATACAGTACAGCAAGTGATCAAATAGCCTTTGTTTCACGTGAAACAACAGTCAGAGAGAGGTTTACAGACAACTGCAGGAACATATATACTAAGCAAAACACGGAGCCGAAATCAGGCACTGACCAAACGAAAACTGTGACAGATTCTCATAAGGCATTGGGTAACTCAGAGGATGTTATTTTCCCTAACTCTCCAGATAATGAAGAACATAATATGCATTCACATGATGTTTCTCCTGACATTCAAAGTGAACCGATTTTACATGACCAAAGTATTTCTGGATTGGAGAAAGTTTCTGAGATACCACTTCGTCATGTTGATTTGAAAACTTCTGATAGATGTAAATTTAACATGGGAAAGCATCCCAGGTCTGTCTCTTCTATGAATGCTTGTGGGATTTTTAACACAGCAAGTGGAAAATCTGTCCAAGTGTCAGATTCTGCATTACAAAAAGCGAGACAGGTATTTTCTAAGTCAGAAGACAGTGCCAAGCAGTTCTTTTCCAGAGTATCATTTAAAAGTAATGAAGAGCATTCAGACAtattcacaagaaaagaaaatactatgaCACATAACCCCCCAAATTTACTATCATCTGCTTTCTCTGGATTTAGTACAGCAAGTGGAAAACACGTTCCAGTTTCTGAGAGTGCCTTATGCAAAGTTAAGGGAATGTTTGAAGAATTCGATTTAATCGGAACTGAATATAGTCTCCAGCATTCACCTACTTCTAGGCAAGATGTATCAAAGATACTTCCTGTCTCTTGTACTGATAAAAGAACCCCAGAACACTCTGTAAGCTCCAAAATGGAAAAAGCCtacaataaagaatttaaattatCAAACAACTATAACATTGAAAGTGGTTCATCAGAAAATAATCACTCTATTAAAGTTTCTTCGTATCTCTCTGAATTTAAGCAAGACCAACAACAGTCAGTATTAGGAACCAGAGTATCACACACTGACAACATTCATCTTTTGGGGGAAAAGCAAACTTtgcctaaatatataaaaaaggaaattgggAAAACGGAAACTTTTCCTGATCTTgtgaaaacaaatacagaaatttGTTCTACTGACTCTAAAGACCCAGAGAACTATTttgaaacagaagcagtagagATTGCTAAAGCTTTTATGGAAGATGGTGAGCTGACAGATTCTGAATTTCCAAGTCATGCGAAACACTCTCCTTTTACATGCCAAAAAAATGAGGAAACGGTTTTGTCAAATtcaagaatagaaaaaagaagaggagatgCACTTGTCACAGTCG GAGAACCCCCAATCAAACGAAACTTGTTAAATGAATTTGACAGGACAATAGAAAATCAAGGAAAATCCTTAAAGGCTTCAAAAAGCACTCCAGATG atACAGTTGATTTCTTAGATTCTTATTTATAA
- the BRCA2 gene encoding breast cancer type 2 susceptibility protein isoform X4, with product MPIGCKERPTFFDIFKARCNKADLGPISLNWFEELSSEAPLCNSEPLEESEYKISSNETNPFKTPQRKPYHQLASTPVIFKEQSLTLPLYQSPLKELHKFRLDSGKDIANSKHKSCCRVKAKINQANDVISPPPNSSLSESPVVLRCTHVTPQREKSVVCGSLFHTPKLIKGQTPKRISESLGAEVDPDMSWSSSLATPPTLSSTVLIVQDEEASAAVFPRDTTAILKTYFSNHDESLKNNKFIPSGPDSDNKNQTKAESHGLEKMLEDSFGKVNSCKDHFEKSMPNVLEHEVHETVAGISEEDSLPVCVSKYKTKKLQKRKTGKSRKNIFHETKTDECEEAKKEMTESKHSFVSETEPNDSDPLDSNVIKQKPVGNGTDIISREVLPSSVSEWSQLTLSGLNGTQVQKTSLLHISSCDQTNSEEDLIGTEKECTNFITLENSLPHISSISKTVKILNKETVVNKTDEGQCLESHEDPTTVGKQILTDSSPLQDTKKSIFRIRESPEKIFREDFSNNVTDSNLKEEPEDSKSESEIQTIYSQKEDSVCSSSGDNESWPATTKYTSEALKNTGLISTLKKKTKKFIYVINDKTAYQGLKIQKDQESELTNSSAQFEAKPLEAPHTFTNVDSGTSLCVCK from the exons ATGCCGATTGGATGCAAAGAGAGGCCAactttttttgacatttttaaggCGCGATGCAACAAAGCAG ATTTAGGACCAATAAGCCTTAATTGGTTTGAAGAACTTTCTTCAGAAGCTCCACTCTGTAATTCTGAACCTTTAGAAGAATCAGAATATAAAATCAGCAGTAATGAAACAAACCCATTTAAAACACCACAAAGGAAACCTTATCATCAGTTGGCTTCAACTCCTGTAATATTCAAAGAGCAAAGTCTAACTCTGCCACTGTACCAATCTCCTTTAAAGGAATTACATAAATTCAGATTGGATTCAG GAAAGGATATTGCCAACAGTAAACATAAAAGTTGTTGCAGGGTGAAGGCTAAAATCAATCAAGCAAATGATGTTATCAGCCCACCTCCAAATTCCTCTCTTAGTGAAAG tcCTGTTGTTCTGCGATGTACACATGTAACACCACAAAGAGAAAAGTCAG TGGTATGTGGAAGTTTATTTCATACACCAAAGCTCATAAag gGTCAGACACCGAAACGTATTTCTGAAAGTTTAGGAGCTGAGGTGGATCCTGATATGTCTTGGTCAAGTTCTTTGGCCACACCACCAACACTTAGTTCTACTGTGCTCATAG tccaagATGAGGAAGCATCTGCAGCTGTGTTTCCTAGGGATACTACTGCT attttgaaaacatatttttctaacCATGATGAAAGTCTGAAAAATAATAAGTTTATCCCTTCTGGGCCAGACAGtgacaacaaaaatcaaacaaaagctgAAAGTCATG gATTGGAGAAAATGTTAGAGGATTCATTTGGTAAAGTAAATAGCTGCAAAGACCATTTTGAAAAGTCAATGCCAAATGTCCTAGAACATGAAGTACATGAAACAGTTGCAGGTATCTCTGAAGAAGATAGTTTGCCAGTATGTgtttctaaatataaaacaaaaaagctacaaaaaagaaaaactggcaagagtaggaaaaatattttccatgaaacaaaaacagatgaaTGTGAAGAAGctaaaaaggaaatgacagaaaGTAAACATTCATTTGTATCTGAAACAGAACCAAATGACAGTGATCCATTAGATTCAAATGTAATAAAGCAAAAGCCCGTTGGGAATGGAACTGACATAATCTCCAGGGAAGTTTTACCATCTTCAGTCTCTGAATGGTCTCAGCTCACACTCTCGGGTCTAAATGGAACCCAGGTGCAGAAAACGTCTCTACTGCATATTTCCTCTTGTGACCAAACTAATTCAGAAGAAGACCTCATAGGGACAGAGAAAGAGTGTACCAACTTCATTACTTTAGAAAATTCTTTGCCACATATTTCAAGCATATCAAAAACAGTGAAGATATTAAATAAGGAAACAGTGGTAAACAAGACAGATGAAGGGCAGTGTCTTGAATCTCATGAAGATCCCACTACTGTGGGAAAGCAAATACTAACTGACTCTTCTCCACTTCAGGACACCAAAAAATCTATCTTCAGGATAAGAGAATCTCCTGAAAAGATATTTAGAGAAGATTTCTCAAATAATGTGACTGATTCAAACTTGAAAGAAGAACCAGAAGACTCTAAAAGTGAATCAGAAATACAAACTATTTACTCACAGAAAGAGGATTCTGTATGTTCAAGTTCAGGGGATAATGAGAGCTGGCCAGCCACTACCAAATACACTTCAGAAGCTTTGAAGAACACAGGTTTAATAtccactttgaaaaagaaaacaaaaaagtttatttatgttATAAATGATAAAACAGCTTATCAAGGACTGAAAATACAGAAAGACCAAGAATCAGAACTAACTAACTCTTCAGCCCAATTTGAAGCAAAGCCTTTGGAGGCACCACATACATTTACAAATGTTGATTCAGGTACctctttgtgtgtatgtaaataG